CAGGTCTGAAGTAGCTAAATTGAAATCGAACATGCGTAATTAGCCTTTCtgaatagggaaaaaaagaaaaaaaacatccCCCCCCAGCCCAAAACCCACAACAAATCTCTCCGTTTGTAGAACATGCGCATTCGTAGTctgtagctttttattttttggtattaaATGTGAGCATGCGCATAGTGAGAGGGAAGGCGTTCTGAAGTTTGAACCGGACAGAAACGGCTGGTCCTGGTGCTGTCAGTGAGTGGGGTTAATGGGGAACTCCTGGGGCTGTGTAGAATGGAAGGCTCTTGGCGTTGCTATTTACTAGTTGAATGACCTTGCGAAAGTCACCTAACCTTTCAGAGCCtcctacctgtaaaatggaaataaatacctATTTTGCAGGGTTGTTTGATTATCCAAGTAGAGTTTGGCTCACAAGCCACTGCTCTTTGCAGTGCTGCATAGAGCCGGTGTGAGGTCTTTGCCAAaaattgtcttttcattgttAAAAGTAGTGAATACTTGCTCTAATATTTCATCTGGTCTCCTTTTTTCCCAAGCTTCGTCTTCCTTGGCTGTCCTACCTGAGCTAAACACAAAGTCTTTCTCATACGTGTTACTGTAGTTACCAGAACAGAAAGGCGATTGGTGGAGAGAGGAAGTCATtatttagaagaaagaaaattagtgttAATTAAATATACTATTGTAGAGCTAACTTATGCATTCTAAATATTCCTCTGGTGTGAAGTGTATACTACAAATTCCTTCAACCAacattagttttgttttgtttattttaaatacatgctTAGGAAAATAGCAATTACAAATGAGATTTTGGAAGCCTTTGAGTTGTGTGTGAATGGATTTGGGTACAGTAAATCCCGAATCCCAAAACCttttggagaaaaagaacaaCTTCCTTAAATGACTGGCTCCTAGACAACATAGCTATTTTATCTATAACACTATATGcatctttgtatttaaaaattatattttattaatgtatatTAACAAATACagcattttgtttgttctttactAGTAATGTAGTGGTTCTCAAAGACTGTATTTTTTCTATTACAGGTTTCTCACTTTTTTGAGGAGATAGGCCTAGTTTGTGTCTCAGTATGTCAATAGTAACAGTGCAACTTGGCCAGTGTGGCAATCAGATTGGTTTTGAAGTGTTTGATGCTTTATTTAGTGACTCACACTGTCCCCAGAAATTCTGCTCTAAAAGAGAGAATGAGGCATATCAAGCATCTTGCAAAGAAAGATTCTTCAGTGAGGAGGAAGATGGAGGTATGTGTGGTCCACAGTCCTCTCCTTTACTCTGACATAACCAGCCTCTTCAAGGTGGTGTCTGAACCCCATCCCCTTCTATCTTACTGGGGAATGACTTTGCTCTCAgccttttgtttctctgttaaaGATTCTTTGCCTCGCCTGTTGACACCTTCCCCTCAGCATGTGAGCATGCTCAGATCTTTCCAAtctaaaaccaaccaaacagcggtagggtatatctcagtgtggtagagtgtgtgcttagcatgcatgaggtcctgggttcaatcttcagtacctccattaaaataagtaaataaacctaattacctcccctccctcacaaaaagtaaataaaaccaaacaaacaaaacttagcTCTTGACCATaagcttttttcttcctcttatctCTTTGCCTGCTCATCTAAGATTCTCAAAGGAGAACCTTCTTTAACCAACTCTAATTCTGCTTCTGCCCTATAACAGCACTGAAGCTATTCTATGAAAAATTCCCAATGATCTCCTGATTAACCAGATCCAgtgactgtttttcttttcttaattcacttaacttctctaaccGGATTTGATAACATTAACTGTAAAACTCCCTGCTTAAAACTCCTCCTTAGTCTCTGAACTTTTCTTGTCTGGTGGTTGCAGCTCAGCCTCTTCTCTGTCCTCACTTTATATAGTTCTCTCTGGGCAATTTCAGTTACTGTCGAATTTTGCTACATCTTTTACTCTAGTGACTCTCAAATCTCGAGTGTGGCCTCTCTTTGCTTAGTGAACACCTCCGCCTGCATCTCTCACGTGTACCTCAAACTTAACATCTCCATACTCAAGGGCGTTCATTATCTCTCCTTTGAAACTTGGCTCTTCCTGTCCACAAACCATTAAACATCAAAATCTGCTTAGTTTACCTCCTGTATAGCTCTTAAAACTCTTCTCTGCTTTCCGTCTTCACTGTCATTGCCTTAGTTCTGGCTCTGTCCTCTCTCACCTGGACTGTTTCAAGACACTCCTGAGTTTCCCTGCCTAGTCTCTTGTGTCTGTCACATCTGTCTTCCAAATGCTGTACTGAGAAAGACATCTGACTATTCCTCCCCTGCTTGAACATTTTCAGTGGTTTCACATtacctaaaaaataaatttcaagctTTTTAGCATTGCATGCAAGGGCTTCCAAGATCTGAGCCTTGCCTGCTTCCCATCCCCATCCATCACTTCTCATGCcccctctttctccatcttctgCCTCAACAATCCTGATCTGCTTGTTCTGCCCCTGGTATTTTGTACCTCTGAATATGCTGTTCTGTTAGTGTAGATTTGCTGAGGGTCGTATCACATCATACTGTGATTAAGTGTTGATGTATCTTCTCTCTCCCACTGGTCCTCCTAGGGCTAGATTGATGTCTTCATCCCTGTATTCCCAGCACAGCACATAGCACATTGTAAGCACTCAGCAGATGTTTGTAGACTTGACTTAGTCATCATTTTAGTCCACATTCATTCAACCTGCCTAGCAGAATGCCAGGCATTATGAACCATCTGCATACACCTGCTGCTTCCTACTTCAATTTCTAAGCAGAATGAACAGCTCTTTCTATCTTCTGtctttgaaaaattcttttttggaTATAGACGTTTATGCTCTGAGTTAACCCAAATAagacatatgaaatattttttttttgattctttttttcccctctctagtTCCAGTTGCCCGTGCTGTACTGGTTGACATGGAACCTAAAGTTATCAATCAAACACTGTCAAAGGCTGCCCATTCTGGCCGTTGGAAATATGGCCAGCATTCACACCTCTGTCAAAAACAAGGTTCTGGAAACAACTGGGCATATGGGTAAGAATAATTCCTCATGATTTTCCATTTAGATACAGCTGCATAGTCAATTAATAGTGTATTTACAGCTGCACAGTGGTTATATATGAAACACATAATCTTGAAATTGCCGTTTTAAAATTTAGAGTGTGACTTTGTCCAGAAGATGCTCATTCTGCCTCATGTATGTCTGTGCTTCAGGTCCAGGTAGTGATGAAATCAAGACCCTCTTGCAGCAGGGTTTTCTACTTCTTTGCTGTCCTTCTGCCAAGCTAACTTATTATCAGTACAATATCTTTATCTGGCAGGTATTCCAGTTACTAGGGAATATGACAAGACAGTTGCTTAGGGTTCTCTGGAAAATTCCAATGCCTAGGACTCACTTCCAGAAATTCTGCTTTAATAGATTTTGGATGAAATCTGAATGTGGGGATGTTTTAAAGCTTCtctaggtgattctaatgtgtagcgAAGTTAGAACCACTGCTTTAGGAGTATTGCTATGAAAATTGAATATTATGTTGTACCATAAACTTGCAGGACTACATAGTAATTGAAGTCTGCAGCCAAAGGAATGGCCTATAAAAGAGAATTTTCTATTCCCAGTAAATTCACTCACCTAGATGTCCTATTCAcctgttaaaaatatttaacttgcggagtgggtatagctcagtgatggagtgcgtgcttagcatgcacaaggtcctgggttcaatccccagtacctccattaaaaaaaaaaaagactttaaaaaatatttaacttgtatattttaaattttgtcaatCAGAGTATGTATACCTTTCATGAGAGTTAGTTCACTTCTTTAGGTTTAAAAAGCCTTCAATATCTTCTATCATCTCTGCATTCCATTTCTCTGGTTAGGTTGAAAGAtgtttgtcttttgttcttttacaTTGCATAGTTACTCTGTCCATGGACCCAGGCATGAAGAATCTATAATGAACCTCATCCAGAAGGAAGTGGAGAAATGCGACTCTTTGAGTGGTTTTTTCATCGTAATGAGTATGGCTGGAGGCACAGGATCAGGGCTGGGAGCCTTCCTTACACAGAACTTACAAGATCAGTACTCAAACTCTTTGAAAATGAATCAGATTATATGGCCTTATGGAACTGGTGAGGTATGAACATATCaattgaaaattttatattttgtattctttgcagttaaaacaaatgTTGGTAAGAGATTGATGCCATCCTTTCTTTGGTAATGTTAAGTTACTGCATCGGGAGTGATTATACAATATGGTACTTTTGTGAACAATTCATTTAACTTTGCTTAAACTTTCCCAAACAATGAGGtgtccttgtttttaaaaattccaaggaAGACAATTGTGCATCCTCTCTCAGAAATCCATTCCTGGATTAGTCCCTCTGGCTACTGTATGTAAAGCAGGGACCTTGACTTTGTGCCATTGCCAACCTCCAAAGAATTTTCACTTCTTTCCATTGAAAGGAAATTTCTCTGTAGGCCAATTTCCTGTTGATCAGCCTCgtaggagaaataataaaatggaaatgaaataagTCATCATAGGAAATGACGTAAGAAGAAAGCCTGATTGTAATAGTcaccatttattgagctcttagtATATAcagggcactgttctaagtgctttacttgCATTCTGTCATTAGTTCTTACAACTCCAGGAAGCTGGTATAATCATTATCCCCTTTTTAAATGAGAACACAacactgaggcatagagagattaaataacttgtcgAAGATCATATAGCTAGAAAGTGCAgagctgggagttgaacccaggccAAGATGTCCTTAGAAACGTACCCTCTTAACCTCTGTTCTCTCCTGCCTTTTGTATTTCTGGCCTTTTTCTCTCCAGGTTATTGTTCAGAACTACAACTCCATTTTGACTCTTTCTCACTTGTACCGATCTTCAGACGCCCTCCTTGTCCACGAAAATGATGCTGTTCATAAGATCTGTGCGAAACTGATGAATATCAAGCAGATCTCCTTTCGTGATATAAATCAAGTCCTAGCACATCAGCTGGGAAGTGTGTTCCAGCCTACTTACTCTGGGGAAGGCTCATTTCACTACAGAAGAAATCCACTAGGTATTTGTCCTCCTGTGTATTATTTGTAGGAAAGTCTTAGGTTCTGAAAGCCTTACCGTTATCTTCTCTTGACTCCTCCCCTCTGTCTTATTGAGAAGTTGTGAGAAGTTACTCAGTTGCTCAAAAGAGTAGTGGGTTTCCACTAATTCCATTCTTCAgggtcctttctctcctttttttcctttttaataactttgagatataactcacatagcatacaattcacccacttaaagtgtacaactcagtgtTTTTTTTAGCATAATCACAAAGTTGTATAACCATCATTTTTATCACCCCATAAAGAAACCCACCATTCTTTTCTCAGCTTATTTATCAAGTGGTACTTTATCAACTCAAATCATCTAGACACAATGACTCTGTAATCTATGTCCCCTAGTTCTAATCTCTTCCCCAAATAGTTGCCTATCCCAGTTTTCTTAGTTGCCTTCTGCTTCTTCAAATTTAGCATGTTCTGAATGGAGTCATCATTTTTCCTCTTgtcttctctccctgcctcctcttcttcaGTTCCTGCCACCTGGATTTCTCCCACGGTCCTCATATCTCATCAGTATGCTCAGACCTGTTAATGCCATCTCTGCCATCTGTCTgcattcttccctccctccctgtctctctcacATTGGTTCAGTTGGTCAGTATCTCTCAACTAATATTGCATACTCCCCCTGAATACAGAGTTCTCTCtattttctctgcctcctttttcctctctctttctttttctttttcgcACAAAAACAGAAGCTCACATCGACATGGACATTCTTGGCTTACATGGACATTCCTGGTGTGTTACTTTTAAAGATAAGCAAACACATTCTGGGGAACTGtactcagaaaataaaagcagtaagGTAGATGGGTGCTCCCTTGACTCCTAGCACCACGTGCAAACTTAATGGCGTTGGGGCCACATTTGCCCTTTCCTTTCTGTCCCAGGGGGAGAAGTATCCTGCTCCTGTCAAAGGCCAGCCTCTCGCCTGGGTTCTGGGTCCCCCTTTCTCTTCTCAGGGACTTAATTCCTCGCTCATCACTCATCCTCACTCGTCATTAacccttttattctcttttttcgTCCTTTTTAGgcccctcttccttttcctaagCTATAAGTGCTGGTCTTGGACCCTCTCCCCAGGTGACTGACCCAGTTCCATGGCTTTAAACACTATTTGTATCCTCCAACCTACCAGTTACTCTCCAACTCTGATCAATTCCCTAAGCTCTAGATTTCTGTGTCCAGCGGCCTTCTCAACATCTGTATGTACACATGGAC
This is a stretch of genomic DNA from Camelus bactrianus isolate YW-2024 breed Bactrian camel chromosome 16, ASM4877302v1, whole genome shotgun sequence. It encodes these proteins:
- the TUBD1 gene encoding tubulin delta chain isoform X4, which codes for MSIVTVQLGQCGNQIGFEVFDALFSDSHCPQKFCSKRENEAYQASCKERFFSEEEDGVPVARAVLVDMEPKVINQTLSKAAHSGRWKYGQHSHLCQKQGSGNNWAYGYSVHGPRHEESIMNLIQKEVEKCDSLSGFFIVMSMAGGTGSGLGAFLTQNLQDQYSNSLKMNQIIWPYGTGEVIVQNYNSILTLSHLYRSSDALLVHENDAVHKICAKLMNIKQISFRDINQVLAHQLGSVFQPTYSGEGSFHYRRNPLVDLMEDLVPHPEFKMLGVRNIPQMSENSLAYSTFTWAGLLKHLRQMLISNAKMEEGLDIISCLPKVKLRIESSSTPYTHIGHTHTPSILPPPNLVKTHFWVRSVFSVCIIVLFLLCK
- the TUBD1 gene encoding tubulin delta chain isoform X1 — protein: MSIVTVQLGQCGNQIGFEVFDALFSDSHCPQKFCSKRENEAYQASCKERFFSEEEDGVPVARAVLVDMEPKVINQTLSKAAHSGRWKYGQHSHLCQKQGSGNNWAYGYSVHGPRHEESIMNLIQKEVEKCDSLSGFFIVMSMAGGTGSGLGAFLTQNLQDQYSNSLKMNQIIWPYGTGEVIVQNYNSILTLSHLYRSSDALLVHENDAVHKICAKLMNIKQISFRDINQVLAHQLGSVFQPTYSGEGSFHYRRNPLVDLMEDLVPHPEFKMLGVRNIPQMSENSLAYSTFTWAGLLKHLRQMLISNAKMEEGIDWQVRPPLSGLPTLGKMPLSKELHFNTSIANLVILRGKDVHSADLGAFKDPALYTSWLEPVTAFNVWKTQRAFSKYEKSAALVSNSQSLVKPLDMIVGKAWNMFASKAYLHQYTKFGIEEEDFLDGFALLEQVIASYSNL
- the TUBD1 gene encoding tubulin delta chain isoform X2, yielding MSIVTVQLGQCGNQIGFEVFDALFSDSHCPQKFCSKRENEAYQASCKERFFSEEEDGVPVARAVLVDMEPKVINQTLSKAAHSGRWKYGQHSHLCQKQGSGNNWAYGYSVHGPRHEESIMNLIQKEVEKCDSLSGFFIVMSMAGGTGSGLGAFLTQNLQDQYSNSLKMNQIIWPYGTGEVIVQNYNSILTLSHLYRSSDALLVHENDAVHKICAKLMNIKQISFRDINQVLAHQLGSVFQPTYSGEGSFHYRRNPLDLMEDLVPHPEFKMLGVRNIPQMSENSLAYSTFTWAGLLKHLRQMLISNAKMEEGIDWQVRPPLSGLPTLGKMPLSKELHFNTSIANLVILRGKDVHSADLGAFKDPALYTSWLEPVTAFNVWKTQRAFSKYEKSAALVSNSQSLVKPLDMIVGKAWNMFASKAYLHQYTKFGIEEEDFLDGFALLEQVIASYSNL
- the TUBD1 gene encoding tubulin delta chain isoform X3, yielding MSIVTVQLGQCGNQIGFEVFDALFSDSHCPQKFCSKRENEAYQASCKERFFSEEEDGVPVARAVLVDMEPKVINQTLSKAAHSGRWKYGQHSHLCQKQGSGNNWAYGYSVHGPRHEESIMNLIQKEVEKCDSLSGFFIVMSMAGGTGSGLGAFLTQNLQDQYSNSLKMNQIIWPYGTGEVIVQNYNSILTLSHLYRSSDALLVHENDAVHKICAKLMNIKQISFRDINQVLAHQLGSVFQPTYSGEGSFHYRRNPLGIDWQVRPPLSGLPTLGKMPLSKELHFNTSIANLVILRGKDVHSADLGAFKDPALYTSWLEPVTAFNVWKTQRAFSKYEKSAALVSNSQSLVKPLDMIVGKAWNMFASKAYLHQYTKFGIEEEDFLDGFALLEQVIASYSNL